Within Amedibacterium intestinale, the genomic segment TTCCATAAAGCAGCCGCACAAACAATAGAATTGTACACATGAATGCTGGGAAACACATTCACACAGCGATCTGCTTCATATATATTTTGTACCATCCATCCACTTATTCCTTCTAAACTTTGAAGAGGTGGTCTGTGAGAAAAGCTTGTTGGATATATCGTAAATATAATAAGACAAATGGTCATACCGATAAATAAAGCTGCACAAATACGATAAAACTCTTTTCGACTTGTGAAAAATAAAAGCAAGCAAGTAACAACTACAAAGATAAACCAGTACACATAAAACCAAATAAAGAAAT encodes:
- a CDS encoding phosphatase PAP2 family protein, producing MPIYFLWYFGLQQKEFIYHDVYTAVDAHIPFIDFFIWFYVYWFIFVVVTCLLLFFTSRKEFYRICAALFIGMTICLIIFTIYPTSFSHRPPLQSLEGISGWMVQNIYEADRCVNVFPSIHVYNSIVCAAALWKSKVLPYEKTRKIVGVLSAILITLSTLFIRQHSILDGLAAGVLAIFICVPIYKTKKDKKKAEL